GCCACCGGGAAGTCCCTGGTGGAGGAGGACAAGGTCGAACTGGCGAAGGAACTGCTGGCCCTGGCCGTGGAGAAGGGCGTCAAGCTGCTCCTCCCGAAGGACCACGTCATCGCCGAAGCCCTGGCCGAGGATGCACCCACCCGGATCGTCTCGCCCGGCGAGGAGATCCCGGGCGGGTGGATGGGCCTCGACATCGGCCCCGCCACCGCCGAGGAGTACGCGGAGGTGGTCGCGGGCGCGAAGACCGTGGTCTGGAACGGCCCCATGGGCGTCTTCGAGATGAGACCCTTCGTGGCCGGCACCCGGCGGGTCGGCGAGGCGCTGGCCGCCTCCGGCGCCGTCACGGTGGTGGGCGGCGGCGACACGGCGGCGGCCGTCCAGGCGGTCGGCGTGGCGGAGAAGATGACCCACATCTCCACCGGCGGCGGCGCCTCCCTGGAGTTCATGGAAGGCAAGGTCCTCCCCGGCGTCGCGGCCCTGACGGATGTCTGAGGAGAGCCATTTAGTCTCTACGAAGTAAGATCTTTGGCAAAATGAGCAAGATTTGAGATCATCGGTGGGCTCCCACCGCTTTCAGAGCGGGGAAACCCGATGCGGGGACGGAGGAGGGAATCCCGGCCGCGTCGTCCGGCATGCCACGGGGTTAAAATGCCCCACTTGTGCTGATCCGGTTCCGGAATCGACGTATCCGGTCTCTCGCAAAGACGTCCGGACGCCAAGCCTCGCAAAGGAATCCCCCTTTTCCGGTTCCGGCTTTGCGAGGCTTGGCGTCTTTGCGCCTTTGCGAGAGGTAAAGACCGCCTGTTTTTTTTCTGGAGCGTCCGGATGATCCGTGTCCATCCGTGTTCATCCGTGGTTTCTCTCCGGTTTATCCGGGTTGGGCTGTAGGTGTTTAGGCTGTCAGGTCCGGAGTCCTGAACCGATCTTTGGCAACATGCGCAAAAATCGGGAGCGAAGCTCCGAACCGGCGGCCGGTTGCGGGGCGACGATGACTTCCCGGGTGAGGGCACTCTTCCCTGTCTGCGTCCCCTCTGTGCCTCTGTGCCTCCGTGAGAAATCCTTTCGGATTTCCTCTCACCAAGGCACGGAGGCACGGGAAAGACGCGCTTCCGATTCCCCTGGACCTGCCGAAGCCCTCCCCGGTCTCGGGCCTCCAGACTCTGGCTGCTGTCTCCCCGCTCCTGACTTCCAAATTCTGGATTCTGAATTCTGAATTCTGAATTCCATCCTCCGCTTTCTTCGTCCGTGTGGTTCGTATGGTTCGTGTGGTTTCTGGTTCTTTCCCCTTTCGTGTATTTCGTGTATTTCGTGGTTCAAACAAGGAGTTCCCCATGAAACGAAAACCGCTGCTCGCCGGCAACTGGAAGATGCACACCACCATCCCCGAGTCCGTGGAACTCGCCCGGGCCGTGGCCGCGGGGTCGAACGGCCTGACCGACCGCGAGGTCCTCGTAGCCCCCCCCTTCACCTCGCTGCAAGCGGTCTCCACCGCCCTGGCGGGGACCGGCGTCCTGCTGGGCGCCCAGAACATGCACCACGAGGACACCGGGGCCTTCACCGGCGAGGTCTCCCCGGTCATGCTGCTCTCCGCCGGCGTCACCCACGTCATCCTGGGCCACTCGGAGCGGCGCCACGTCTTCGGCGAAACCGACGGGACCGTCAACAAAAAAGTCCTCAAGGCCGTCCGAAAAGGCCTCGTCCCCATCCTCTGCGTGGGGGAGACC
The genomic region above belongs to Acidobacteriota bacterium and contains:
- a CDS encoding triose-phosphate isomerase, which translates into the protein MKRKPLLAGNWKMHTTIPESVELARAVAAGSNGLTDREVLVAPPFTSLQAVSTALAGTGVLLGAQNMHHEDTGAFTGEVSPVMLLSAGVTHVILGHSERRHVFGETDGTVNKKVLKAVRKGLVPILCVGETLEERDRGDLFTVVENQVALGFQGLTKDEAFRMIIAYEPVWAIGTGRTATPEQAEEMHVFIRRTLAERCAPDVAEGMRILYGGSVKPENISQLMAQDDIDGALVGGASLKAGDFLKIVNF